In Micromonospora purpureochromogenes, a single window of DNA contains:
- a CDS encoding DUF6766 family protein — protein MAAGSTSTGTRASNGRSAKGSTGAARRPDGPPFRKPRWPKAYAFALVTGALFLLSWVGQFFFQLAVESNEASQHGQSFAWSEFLPQFFASTLENWQSEFLQLVWQAAGLALFYYWGSSQSRESDERIEAKLDALLRDRNLDPENP, from the coding sequence ATGGCGGCAGGCAGCACCTCGACCGGGACGCGGGCGTCGAACGGTCGCTCCGCGAAGGGGTCCACCGGCGCCGCGCGCCGGCCCGACGGGCCACCGTTCCGCAAGCCACGTTGGCCGAAGGCGTACGCGTTCGCGCTGGTCACCGGCGCGCTCTTCCTCCTCTCCTGGGTCGGCCAGTTCTTCTTCCAGCTGGCCGTGGAGAGCAACGAGGCCAGCCAGCACGGGCAGTCCTTCGCCTGGAGCGAGTTCCTGCCCCAGTTCTTCGCCAGCACCCTGGAGAACTGGCAGTCGGAGTTCCTTCAGCTGGTCTGGCAGGCCGCCGGGCTGGCGCTCTTCTACTACTGGGGCTCGTCGCAGTCCCGCGAGTCCGACGAGCGCATCGAGGCCAAGCTCGACGCGTTGCTGCGCGACCGGAACCTCGACCCGGAGAACCCGTGA
- the paaK gene encoding phenylacetate--CoA ligase PaaK, with the protein MHDRTPAPEELEPVERVGVDELRALQLDRLRWSLRHAYDNVPHYRQAFEAAGVHPDDCRELADLARFPFTGKAELRENYPFGMFAVPREQVARLHASSGTTGRPTVVGYTREDLRTWARLMARSIRASGGRPGDRVHVAYGYGLFTGGLGAHYGAEELGCTVIPVSGGMTERQVLLIRDFQPEVIMVTPSYMLAIVDEMERQGVDPRATSLRVGIFGAEPWTEDMRREMEQRLDLHAVDIYGLSEVMGPGVATECVETKDGLHLWEDHFYPEIIDPVTGAVLPDGEQGELVLTSLTKEAMPVVRYRTRDLTRLLPGTARPMRRIEKITGRTDDMMIVRGVNVFPTQIEELILRTPALSPHFQCVLAREGRLDTLTVKVERRVGVDVEEAARAGRALVEQVKNTIGVSVAVEVIAPDGVERSMGKMRRIVDQRRVG; encoded by the coding sequence GTGCACGACCGCACCCCCGCGCCGGAGGAGCTGGAACCCGTCGAGCGGGTGGGGGTCGACGAGCTGCGGGCGTTGCAACTCGACCGGCTGCGCTGGTCGCTGCGGCACGCGTACGACAACGTGCCGCACTACCGGCAGGCGTTCGAGGCGGCCGGCGTGCACCCCGACGACTGCCGGGAGCTGGCCGACCTGGCCCGGTTCCCGTTCACCGGCAAGGCCGAGCTGCGGGAGAACTACCCGTTCGGCATGTTCGCGGTGCCCCGCGAGCAGGTGGCGCGGCTGCACGCGTCCTCCGGCACCACCGGCCGGCCCACCGTGGTCGGCTACACCCGCGAGGACCTGCGTACCTGGGCGCGGCTGATGGCCCGTTCGATCCGCGCCTCCGGCGGGCGGCCCGGCGACCGGGTGCACGTGGCGTACGGCTACGGCCTGTTCACCGGCGGCCTGGGCGCGCACTACGGCGCCGAGGAGCTGGGCTGCACGGTCATCCCGGTCTCCGGGGGGATGACCGAGCGGCAGGTGCTGCTGATCCGCGACTTCCAGCCCGAGGTCATCATGGTCACCCCCAGCTACATGCTGGCCATCGTGGACGAGATGGAGCGGCAGGGCGTCGACCCGCGCGCCACCTCGCTGCGGGTCGGCATCTTCGGCGCCGAGCCGTGGACCGAGGACATGCGCCGGGAGATGGAGCAGCGCCTCGACCTGCACGCGGTGGACATCTACGGCCTGTCCGAGGTGATGGGCCCGGGGGTGGCCACCGAGTGCGTGGAGACCAAGGACGGGCTGCACCTCTGGGAGGACCACTTCTATCCGGAGATCATCGACCCGGTGACCGGCGCGGTGCTGCCCGACGGCGAGCAGGGCGAGCTGGTGCTCACCTCGCTGACGAAGGAGGCGATGCCGGTGGTCCGCTACCGCACCCGCGACCTCACCCGCCTGCTGCCCGGCACCGCCCGGCCGATGCGCCGGATCGAGAAGATCACCGGCCGGACCGACGACATGATGATCGTGCGCGGGGTGAACGTCTTCCCGACCCAGATCGAGGAGCTGATCCTGCGTACCCCCGCGCTGTCGCCGCACTTCCAGTGCGTGCTGGCCCGCGAGGGGCGGCTCGACACCCTGACCGTCAAGGTGGAGCGCCGTGTGGGAGTCGACGTCGAGGAGGCCGCTCGCGCCGGCCGCGCACTGGTCGAGCAGGTGAAGAACACCATCGGGGTCAGCGTGGCGGTGGAGGTGATCGCGCCGGACGGGGTGGAGCGCTCGATGGGCAAGATGCGGCGGATCGTCGACCAGCGGCGGGTGGGCTGA
- the paaI gene encoding hydroxyphenylacetyl-CoA thioesterase PaaI, with product MAENGRVAAGRTAAHDMFDADVASRALGIELVSAGDGAAVARMRVTATTLNGHAIGHGGFVFLLADTAFALACNSHGPATVAAGGEISFLRPVREGDLLTARATERARYGRSGIYDVTVSRGDEVVAEFRGRSRTPARGTGG from the coding sequence ATGGCGGAGAACGGCCGGGTCGCGGCGGGGCGTACCGCCGCGCACGACATGTTCGACGCGGACGTGGCCTCCCGCGCCCTGGGCATCGAGCTGGTCTCCGCCGGCGACGGCGCCGCGGTGGCCCGGATGCGGGTGACCGCGACCACGCTCAACGGACACGCCATCGGCCACGGCGGCTTCGTCTTCCTGCTCGCCGACACGGCCTTCGCGCTGGCCTGCAACAGCCACGGCCCGGCCACGGTCGCCGCCGGCGGTGAGATCAGCTTCCTGCGCCCGGTCCGCGAGGGCGACCTGCTGACCGCCCGGGCCACCGAACGGGCCCGCTACGGCCGCAGCGGCATCTACGACGTCACCGTCTCCCGGGGCGACGAGGTGGTCGCCGAGTTCCGGGGCCGCAGCCGGACGCCGGCCCGCGGGACCGGGGGCTGA
- a CDS encoding dienelactone hydrolase family protein — protein sequence MTHIVLFHSVYGLRPAVLAQADRLRAAGHRVVTPDLYGEPPADTVEAGFALLDKIGRDEVLRRGRAALAPLPPETVLAGWSMGAGVAGALLAERPDAAALLLLHGTGADPAAVRPGLPVQLHLADPDEYETPEEVAEWQRAMTGAGARLEVFRYPGAGHLFTDPDVPDHDPRAAEQTWERALTFLAGLAGPSAD from the coding sequence ATGACACACATCGTGCTCTTCCATTCCGTGTACGGGCTCCGGCCGGCCGTGCTGGCCCAAGCCGACCGGTTGCGCGCGGCCGGGCACCGGGTCGTCACCCCCGATCTCTACGGTGAGCCGCCGGCCGACACCGTGGAGGCGGGTTTCGCGCTGCTCGACAAGATCGGCCGCGACGAGGTGCTGCGCCGGGGTCGGGCCGCGCTGGCCCCGTTGCCGCCCGAGACGGTGCTGGCCGGCTGGTCGATGGGCGCGGGAGTGGCCGGGGCGCTGCTGGCCGAGCGGCCCGACGCCGCCGCGCTGCTGCTCCTGCACGGCACCGGCGCCGACCCGGCTGCGGTCCGCCCGGGCCTGCCGGTGCAACTGCACCTCGCCGACCCCGACGAGTACGAGACGCCGGAGGAGGTCGCCGAGTGGCAGCGGGCGATGACCGGGGCGGGGGCGCGGCTGGAGGTGTTCCGCTACCCGGGAGCCGGGCACCTCTTCACCGACCCGGACGTGCCGGACCACGATCCGCGGGCCGCCGAGCAGACCTGGGAGCGGGCACTGACCTTCCTCGCCGGGCTGGCCGGTCCGTCGGCCGACTGA
- a CDS encoding adenylate/guanylate cyclase domain-containing protein, whose protein sequence is MPLSTVATGREDVTSPWPVREERRVVSVLFADIVGSTALTERLDPEDVRALQRAYFDTVAGVLRHWHGVVEKYVGDAVMALFGARRSDGLDAYRAVRAALEIQRALDRRPMPGGVRLRVRVGVATGEAVVDLAAARDGGHGAASGAVTTTAARLQEYAPAGGVVVCAATHRATADLVDQRALAPVALAGKALPVDAWRVTSPARPRRPRHEGPLVGRRRELATAQDQLVRAAREHRPRWVSLVGPDGIGRSRLLHELRHGLREVDGVAVRWCVAHCPPYPRGALGPVAELVRDLAGVRDSDPPAVVHRRLTALVDGLIAPARATPTVAALAALLAAPEGTAPATGGPAACRQLLLALAARQPVVVAVDDLDRAGPELDRFLRALFAAATLRGLPLAVVATHRPQLADPLPVPDDRRCRVALAPLGAVDTGRLLRRLLRRAGRPAALAGRLLPLVGGVPGYAGAYVAATGDGEPGLPEAVRRMASARLDLLDDARRAVLTAGAALGVGFTAPAVDRLLGWSPGRAAALLRRLTTADVLLRCDRHGRYEIVDRALRRTAYDRLPRAVRAEFARRAAQWRATASGRVTSTRSGTPAPRLATPRPADAESAPALAVEQVSALAAEQMAAVAPEPVAALAASAAASDGGRDHHGAGTRRDLIAPDVRSTVDGAGRWSTPPSSARNRVPDGGTRAVDGRRPDLGWAPRSGGGHEDRVVPILPRLAAGPRRLGRASDTVAGHDRHLRGAPDGRAHRPPSPPAPTGRGSAAAVLALVHAAAERADRTPPHGGPSVRRVA, encoded by the coding sequence ATGCCACTGTCCACGGTCGCCACCGGTCGGGAGGACGTCACGTCACCCTGGCCGGTCCGGGAGGAACGGCGCGTGGTCAGCGTGCTGTTCGCCGACATCGTCGGTTCGACGGCGCTGACCGAACGGCTCGACCCGGAGGACGTCCGCGCGCTGCAACGCGCGTACTTCGACACCGTCGCCGGAGTGCTGCGGCACTGGCACGGCGTGGTCGAGAAGTACGTCGGCGACGCGGTGATGGCGCTGTTCGGCGCGCGCCGCTCCGACGGGCTCGACGCGTACCGGGCGGTCCGGGCCGCGCTGGAGATCCAGCGTGCCCTGGACCGGCGGCCCATGCCGGGGGGCGTGCGGCTGCGGGTCCGGGTCGGGGTGGCCACCGGCGAGGCGGTGGTCGACCTGGCCGCCGCCCGTGACGGCGGGCACGGCGCCGCGAGCGGCGCGGTCACCACGACCGCCGCCCGGTTGCAGGAGTACGCCCCGGCGGGCGGGGTGGTGGTGTGCGCCGCCACCCACCGGGCCACCGCCGACCTGGTCGACCAGCGCGCGCTCGCCCCGGTGGCGCTGGCCGGCAAGGCGCTGCCGGTCGACGCCTGGCGGGTCACCTCGCCGGCCCGGCCGCGCCGGCCCCGGCACGAGGGCCCGCTGGTGGGCCGGCGCCGGGAGCTGGCCACCGCCCAGGACCAGCTGGTCCGGGCCGCCCGCGAGCACCGGCCACGATGGGTGTCGCTGGTCGGGCCGGACGGCATCGGCCGCAGCCGGCTGCTGCACGAGCTGCGCCACGGGCTGCGGGAGGTCGACGGGGTGGCGGTCCGCTGGTGCGTGGCGCACTGCCCCCCGTACCCGCGGGGGGCGCTCGGGCCGGTCGCCGAGCTGGTGCGCGACCTGGCCGGGGTGCGCGACAGCGACCCGCCGGCGGTGGTCCACCGGCGGCTGACCGCCCTGGTCGACGGGCTGATCGCACCGGCCCGGGCCACCCCGACGGTCGCCGCGCTGGCGGCGCTGCTCGCCGCGCCGGAGGGCACGGCCCCGGCGACCGGTGGCCCGGCGGCCTGCCGCCAACTGCTGCTGGCGCTCGCCGCCCGGCAGCCGGTGGTGGTCGCGGTCGACGACCTGGACCGGGCCGGGCCGGAGCTGGACCGCTTCCTGCGGGCCCTCTTCGCGGCGGCCACCCTGCGCGGACTGCCGCTGGCCGTGGTCGCCACCCACCGGCCGCAGCTCGCCGACCCGCTGCCCGTGCCCGACGACCGCCGCTGCCGGGTGGCGCTGGCGCCGCTGGGCGCGGTCGACACCGGGCGGCTGCTGCGCCGGCTGCTCCGCCGCGCCGGCCGGCCGGCCGCGCTCGCCGGCCGCCTGCTGCCGCTGGTCGGCGGCGTGCCCGGGTACGCCGGCGCGTACGTCGCGGCGACCGGCGACGGGGAGCCCGGACTGCCGGAGGCGGTGCGCCGGATGGCCTCCGCCCGGCTGGACCTGCTCGACGACGCGCGGCGGGCGGTGCTGACGGCGGGCGCGGCGCTGGGCGTCGGCTTCACCGCGCCGGCCGTCGACCGGCTGCTCGGCTGGTCGCCCGGGCGGGCGGCGGCGCTGCTGCGCCGGCTCACCACCGCCGACGTCCTGCTCCGGTGTGACCGGCACGGCCGGTACGAGATCGTGGACCGGGCCCTGCGCCGGACCGCGTACGACCGGCTGCCCCGGGCCGTCCGCGCCGAGTTCGCCCGGCGGGCCGCGCAGTGGCGCGCGACGGCATCCGGACGGGTGACGTCCACCCGCTCGGGCACGCCCGCTCCCCGCCTGGCCACGCCCCGCCCGGCCGACGCCGAGTCGGCTCCCGCCCTCGCCGTCGAGCAGGTGTCCGCTCTCGCCGCCGAGCAGATGGCGGCCGTCGCCCCGGAGCCGGTTGCGGCCCTCGCCGCCTCGGCGGCAGCCTCGGACGGTGGGCGGGACCACCACGGCGCCGGAACGCGCCGCGACCTGATCGCACCCGACGTCCGGTCCACGGTGGACGGCGCGGGCCGGTGGTCGACGCCACCGTCGTCGGCCCGGAACCGGGTACCGGACGGGGGCACCCGGGCGGTCGACGGCCGCCGCCCCGACCTGGGGTGGGCTCCGCGCTCCGGCGGCGGCCACGAGGACCGCGTCGTGCCGATCCTCCCCCGGCTCGCGGCCGGGCCGCGTCGGCTCGGGCGAGCCTCCGACACCGTCGCGGGCCACGACCGGCACCTGCGCGGCGCTCCGGACGGGCGGGCGCACCGGCCGCCGTCGCCTCCCGCCCCCACCGGCCGGGGCAGCGCCGCCGCCGTGCTGGCACTGGTTCACGCGGCAGCGGAACGCGCCGACCGGACGCCGCCCCACGGTGGCCCGTCGGTGAGGCGGGTGGCCTGA